The proteins below come from a single Cricetulus griseus strain 17A/GY chromosome 6, alternate assembly CriGri-PICRH-1.0, whole genome shotgun sequence genomic window:
- the LOC100769978 gene encoding ATP synthase subunit g, mitochondrial has translation MARFIRNFAEKAPALVSAAVTYTKPRLATFWYYAKVELVPPTPAEIPAAIQSVKKIIQSAKTGSFKQLTVKEAVLNSLVTTELRMWFYIGEIISKRGIVGYDV, from the coding sequence ATGGCCAGGTTCATCCGTAACTTCGCGGAGAAGGCCCCGGCGCTAGTAAGCGCTGCCGTGACTTACACGAAGCCTCGATTGGCCACATTTTGGTACTACGCCAAGGTTGAACTGGTTCCCCCAACCCCTGCTGAAATCCCTGCAGCTATTCAGAgtgtgaaaaaaataattcaaagtgcTAAAACTGGTAGCTTCAAACAGCTTACAGTTAAGGAAGCTGTGCTAAATAGTTTGGTCACCACTGAGTTGCGGATGTGGTTTTATATCGGAGAGATCATAAGCAAACGTGGCATCGTTGGCTATGATGTTTGA